GCCTGTTGGCACTGAAACACTTCATTTAATgcaaaattttcatttgtttagTCCTTTTCTCTTCACGCGGGACATCGTACGGACCATTTCTACAATATtatcttcttttccttctttttcttataccaaatatttcattgtaatttcttattatttatgttttttttttggatgatTTAGtgtaaaggagaaagaaatgtAGATGCTAAGATTGTTTGGATAAACTTATTTGAATTGACAGATTTAAAGAATTGAAggattgagtttttctttttttaaatctttgtatgaagtaaatagaaaaaaaaagtcacatCACCATATCTTAAATTACAAGAATAACAAATTCTtcgtattttaatttacattaacTTTAAACAACCATATCtcagtataaaataatttcactcactaaaattattacttagaatttcacttatttaaattgttacttagtttatttattacttagtttatttaaagtaatcaccaacattttatttcaacttattttaaatactaactCACATTtcataatagtattttttttaaactaatcaCTCACTCAGAATTATATTAGAACTCAGtttctattaattatattttatttaaatatagttttacatattagattttttattttaaataataatttacatctcatattaatataatttacactcattatattttattttatgtacgGTATGACTATTTGATCAACATTTCCACAGTTGACCGCTTAATCAATGTTTTTGCAGTTGATCGCTCGATCAACGTTTCCAAAGGAACGTTGAAGATTTCTCCAATACTAAATGAACGTTGCATTAGTTGACCATTTGATCAAAGTTTTCGCAGCTAAGCGATTGGTAATTATACTGTTAAGACAAATCATCATCACAAATACAATATGTTTAACAagtaaaaagagataaaatacGCTTATCAACTTTTAGGCCATAACTAGGTCAACTCTAATTAAAAGTCCAATTCGAAACCAATAAATACAGAGATAAGGTAAGCGATTccatttattacatatttaagaCTTTATAATAATCAATCGAACATAATTAACTGACTTGAACATCTTTAACAAGTATCTATCCACTCAATTTATAAACTGAATGAGGAAGCCTAATAAATATTGTAACAAAGATTATGTAtaatattgacaaaattaacAGAAAAGTGTGAAGGAGGAGTTTAACTCCACATCCAAAACATTTTAACTTACTtctattaaagataaaatgacaattttctaattttagcaATTAAAACGtctttttaatctattaaatccATTACAACATTCAAAAAGATTAaacaattattcttttaatttttttcattttttaccaattttaaacaatataactttttttctctttttcttcttcttaagtCTACTGAAATCAATCTCTTGGTAtctatttttctaaacaaaCAGAGCCtcaaagataaaatagaaaagaaaagaagtaagttaaatataaaaagacgTGTGTGAGTCATTTGTGTGATGGATTGAGTATGCAATGATTGATAACTATTTCCCAATCATTCTCGGGCGGTGTCCTCCAAATTTGTTTATGACAATTTTGTTAACATTTCAAATATTGAACTTTCATGTGTACGAAACAAAATCCATGACACTGTAGCCCAAAGGGTACGTACGGCCAACAGATAAGAGAAAAAGGGGAATATCATAGCTTGCTGATTAAACGCGTAAAAGGAAACCGTTGCATGTGATACAGCCACCACCATTCACTCTCAATAttctctcctctttctcttttcctatACCTATTTACACAACCTATTTCAAATTTCTAATTAATACAcacaaataataatacattaatattcattttacatgctttttataataaaaaacaaaaaataatgtatcagagtataaaaatgtgtcaaaaagtaatttttaataatcataTCTTTTCCTAAGTGTCTACGTCAAAGGAGTATCCACCAGTCATTTTCCTTCtcctataataataatatttgggGAGCTGCGCACATGTCGGGTTACGTTAAAGTTTGTAATTCTCAAGTGTATTAGTACGTCATAACAATGTCAATgaaacaagatttttttttcaattagtcattatataattttttaacgacataattttaaaacataattaagaaatcgttaaatataattgatttgtaAGTATAATGAGTAGCATTATCCTAGACCGTGTAAGAGGATGAGAACCATATTTATACTAGACAGCTAGTCCATCACTGTAACCTGAATAATGCACTTATACACGTTAACTCATTTTCCATAATATGcaacgaatatatatatatatatatatatatatatatatatatatatatatactctctTCTGATCAAAAGTAAAACATGACCAACTATATTGTATATTTTCCTTTCTGTAAAATTTGTGGAATAAGTTATCACACAGACAATGTCATATGTTCAAgctacattgaaaaaaaaaaaaaagtattggcAATAGGTAAAGCCATTAGATGGATGTCTAATAAGCTCTGCCAGATGTTTGAAAAAAGGGGAAAAGTATGAATAGATATGTGTAACAGAGAGTGTTAATTAGGAAGTGACATTGAGTCGTTTGTTGTCTATGATCTTCTGAAGTTCTTGAGGGCTGCAAGGAACTACAAGTGCACCCTTTTGTTGAAAGCCATACTCTTCACTAGCTTGCTCCAGCAGCTTCAAGAAAGCAGGATCAGATAAATAATCTAACTCAACAACGAACCTTTTGGTCTCTTCACCGTGAATTGCAATAACAGCAAAATGTCCTTCCTTAACATCTTCTGGCACCCTCGTCGCATTTTCGCTTTCCTCGTCAATGTCACTCACATAACAAACCCTTCTCGTACGTGCTCCATTGGGTGCCAAGAACGGAAGACCCTTCATCACCTTTGAGATCAAAGACTTGAGCATCTTCTTCTTTCCAACCTCCATCACTCTATATCTCACTCTTCAATGTTCTTGCTTATTGACAATGACGATAGTGCTGTGTGCTAGATTCAGTTAGTGTTGAAACAAACAAGCTTTTGGATCTTTCAGTGCCAGTTGCcgttgtatatatatatatatatatgttgtgtgTGTGGATTTTATAAAGCATATGAAAGACACAGGAAGTTTCTCTGGTTGCATGTGGAGCCATGTCTAATTTTCCGCGTGCTGCAGCTAGGTACGTACCATTTAATGCAAGTTTGACGCGTCGGTTTGTTCTCTAATTTTATACGCGGGGCTTTCTTCTTAGCCCCAAAACTAAGCAGACAATATTGTTTAGGCCTAATGTGCTGTTTGTATGACTGTGGTGTACCATAATTGAGAACCAAAGTACTTTATCCTTTTGGGACTAATTTGCTGTCTCTATGACTacgatatatatattttaatatctaactACTTACAAACGTACTCAACGAAAGTGTGAAGGCAAATTTGGTGTTGGTTGGGTGGAATAAAAGTAATGTAAGTGCAAAAGTCATGGATTACGTTTGCTACGGAAACATCGTGGCCACGCAACAAATCAAGGTTTTCTTGACGGTGTTCGTACGACCTCTAGATGTCGGCGCGGTGAGATTTTTCAACCTCTGTGTTCATACATCGATATGATATAAcactcttttctctctctccctctgcCCATCATTCTGTCAGTGgtatttcttataatttaagTACAGTTTTCCATTCTACTGTCTTGTGAGCATGTCAactttaagaaataatataattagcacagttatatatatacttaaaatcATTGGTAGTTGTGTCTTAAGTGCCTCCATTTTCTTAATTGTACCAATCATTTAGAACGAGACTGTTCAATTCAAACTCAACTTATAATATTTACTTAGCATGTCATAATATTTGTAAAggaatttttcttcatttatttgttATGGGTTTAAAAAAACATGGAGATAGAGTGGAACTTGTACTACGTGATGGAATAGATATCAATATTAatacttttagttttatttcaactttattaatagttaatataattaagtatgAGTTTAATTGTTAGTTATGTTTATTAAAGTAAGAAAAAGTTGATGTTAATATGCaatatattgaagaaaaaactaagaattttaaacaaaaagcaGGATACAAAATTTCAACTGCATATTAACCTTAATTTTAGCTtcaataatcatataattacaaaattttattaaaagaaaaacaaatgatgTTGATATGCATTTTAAAGAAACaactaataattttacatttataaaacaagaattaaggtaaaaagtttcaattttatattatccTTAATTTTTGCTTTAATAAACATACGTAGAAATTACCAATTAAATATGTGTATTCAATTACCTTAAGTATTAACTGAGTGTAAATGAAATTAACGGAATTAGGATGATGGTTTAAATGTTAAGAAATTATAGTCCAATAGATTAACATAATAGTTAGTATAATTTAAAGGATAATGacatttagacaatattttttttacaacattggttacgtgtcaatctgtgattggtaaaaaattactccacaatcaataataataatcataaacattattgtggagtaattttttaccaatcacaaattgatatgtaatcaatgttcaaatgttgtaaaaaaaaaaatgttgtctaaatatcattatcctaatttaaatgtgaaaaagttaaataaattttaaaatatttattacaaatagtaaataatttattgttcattaattaatatttaaaattattattttttaattagtataaaaatattcacataaattcttttttccttttacacACTTTTTTTAAGGACAGGTCTAGAAATTCAAGAAAGGGAGGTTGAAAGgaaataaagtttaataaaaatatgttatatcttatttaagttgtttatgtctcataaaattcatcaatgatAATAGAATCTGTATCAAATTTTTCAACAATCATTCTCAATGTAGGTAATCAAacaataagttaaaattaatcttCCATCTCTAAGTCTATTTTTCACAACTTTTATAGTTGAAAAAGATCTttcaataacttttcttttaaaatatacatcaaTTGTAGATTATTTCTCCATAATTATGTCCTCACTTTATATATcagtgataaaaataaattaaaagaattagtCAAACATTCATGAATTGAAGATTAaggagaaaattattaataagaCAATAATGGAATTTGTTTACTTGTAGTATATTATCTAAGCATTTTTCCAAAAATGCTTAGATATTATTATAGATAACCAAGATTGAAACATGAAAAGAATTCAAAAAGTGTTATTGAAAGTGAATGTGACTTTTTAAAAAACTGCGACTTAAATAACTAGTGTACTACTAGACTGTGGTATGAGCTTTATTTCAcgctaaaataagaaaaaaaaaattaagttatgatagtaaaaaggaaattaaaaataaaaaattaagaacaatttATGTTTTGAGCACAATCCAAACGAAAATTGTATGTATGTTgtgattaaaaaattgaatttataattattttgttatgtaaAGAAAGCTAAATATTTTGGACTCTTTTTTATGCATGTGTTTATTCTATTCTCTTTGACTGAAAACTCTTTTGGATGAAGTAAGATCCTGGGTTTGGGTTTCAACTAATTTGGTGTGTATGTTTCTTTGACCATGCATTGTATTGCAAGTAATGAGACATTTCTTTCtacatatatacaaatttatatttaatgttattattatatatacatagttCAACCATATGGGGACATGTGCCTCCAAtcaatctcaatttttttaatactactatacttttaattaaattagcaTCCCACTCTCAATActcttaagtttttttttcccTATTGTTCTGTCTAGTAAATAAGAAGacaaaagagaaatagaaaaaaaatgaaaatcattttttattaaagaaaaataaagataaataattgaGAAATTAGATGAAATATTGTACcgctaaaaaaaataagagatctCAGAGCATAGAAGGAAGAAGTTTTTGGTggagaagaataatataattaaggatgatttaattttgaaattattatttacaaattaatttttttattaatattctcatttatatttatattcatatctattatcatttttatttgttctcaatattaaatgaaaataaaaacttaaaacaaagatgaaaacattgaacaaaaagGGGATGGGGGATTTTAAACGACAAAAAAAAGGCTCGTGGTTGGTCTATTGATCTCAGAGCCCAATAGCGATGGACAAATAATCTACTTTATTgcttaaactttatttaatcatattacaATAACTCATTTTGAAACGGTCTttaattttgagttttgaaaactttaaaagCAAAAATCTGTTTCTGACATGGGtttctaattattaaaagatgaaaaCTGCTAATTAATAAACTCATATCTAATTAACATATTATTGTctacaataatataatagaacCAGCGTTTTCATCTTCATTTATTCCTTTTACCATCAAGGTGTTTTGAACCTTTTTTAATGAGAAATTGATTGGTTGAGAAAATTAAgtgttttattgtaaaaataatagataGTGTGAAAtacttctttaaaaatatatatatatatatatatatatataaacatataaaatatatttcatccTCAATTCAGCTACATGTGTAACACATGTCCAAATTCTAGTTCTTTTTCGTTTCTCTTATTTTCCCGTCAACTTTCTTTAATAttctaataaacatatatatgaaaaaacaacaaaaactcattcttcattatttatttatttatttatatcttatcTGTTTGGTGGTTTTCAATATAGTGGTTGGATGTCTTCCTCTCAAAACTTtagtcataattttttattcactatCTCAAGATCCAAACCCATTCAGTCGCATCCTCTTGTTCCTGTTTATAATCTCAAACTCAATCCTTAAAGTTTTAAAGCATCTGatgatatgaaaatataaaaataagacacatagtttattttctaaattaaaaatggataaaattaattaatgtaataacaTCTTAACGTGCATGCATGTGTATATGCCTTCtcattaaattgaattatgaaaagtaaaaaatattaactatttataaatttaggaTAACCTTTTTTTAGAGGTGTTTTGGGTGTAGTTATTAGCGGTTTAAATCTGTTCGTATTTTTCACTTGTCTGTTATGTTTGAAGATTATACAAGAAGTATTTAGATGTCAAAGTCAGTAAATATTCAgtaacttaaattatttatgcaTATTAAATATCATCACCTGTTTATAGGCTTCAAACAGATTTTGTATAATGACAcataattatgatttaattgGTAATCATACTTTGTCTTAAATTTATCAATGTAATAATGTTTCTATAAATTGACCGTTCGATCTGTTGATAACAATTTCACAGAAATAGTACGTGATTATATTTGTGACATATACGATTGACTGTCCAAAATTGACCAAAGAGTTATATAGTAAAagagatattttcttttcttatattaacatgaaattaacatgaaattttgagtgttaaaataatataaaaatcttagTCAAAATACTCACTTCAAATGTATTCAAAAGGTAGAGTCTCAATCTccgttaaattttttatttcatagaATAATCTTGTTTTCGTTATTATAGGTATTTCTGATGACAATTTCATTtggttcaaattttaaaaataattataagataacAATTTCATATgattattcttccattctttttcatctattgaaacaaaattcaatatatttttttctacacATATTTCTTTACTGATTTACCGGTTATGTTTTAGATTCAACCTTTTAGAATTATAAATAGGATTAAAATATAGGTTAAGAATTAGGTCAATTAAATTCACCGCAGAACGTTTATTATGCAAAGAAAATCGATAACAAAAAAATGGTAATAAACAATAGAAGATAAGAAACAATGATACAAGAAGTAATGTGGTTCAATTAAAGTATTAATGAACTTGGACCTATATATTACGATAAAAATCACTATATCAGCAAACTCTCATTGgaatataaaattcaaacatccatttctactaaattacaagatcCTATTTGAAGAACAAATACTATTATAACTTACGTGACACACAATTTcactaatgaaaaaaatacatgaatatattttatcatataataatcTAGTTATCAGACCTTTTCAATCCAAGACCTAGTAGATGCTAAGAGGTTACACAACGTATTGAAACCATTTATTACATATTAACagtaatttatagttttaaggGAAAGTCAATGATATAGGAAGCTAGTTTCTACCATCCATAACACAGAGAAGGTACTATTGTTCCTTAAATGATTGTATGATACTATtgagtttttataattattttatttttgtaatatgtattaaatgaatgtaaatatttatcatttataatttgtaacATTTTTAATCAATTGTTTAACACATAGATAAGCCATATGAATTGAAGTACGATGTGTAAAGTAGGTATATATCAATGACAGAGGCATTATAAGATGAAGGTATTAGAAACTATGATTGTGTTTTGTTAACATTGTTAATTATGATTGATTAAAAGTATGATATGGTGTAGTTTGTAAATGTAAAACACAGAATCATGCATTGTGTGTCTCCTTGGAGAGGGTAGCTATCTAATGGAAAAAAAGGATGTCGGTTGTCCCATTCTTTAATTAGAAGGTAGAGTAGTTTAGGTCGAAATCACCTGTAACTGTTCCCATGTTCTTCCCTGCTCCATACCCTGGGGATAGAGACTGGAATCTGCACTGGCACGCAGAAAAACTTAAAAGCTTGCATGATCAAATTCGCATTCACATGGGTTATAGCAGAGTCTGCATGATTGAAAGTTCAGATGCAATAAGACAAACTAGGTTTCTCTCTTCAAACACGCTT
The sequence above is drawn from the Vigna radiata var. radiata cultivar VC1973A chromosome 3, Vradiata_ver6, whole genome shotgun sequence genome and encodes:
- the LOC106757520 gene encoding auxin-responsive protein SAUR71-like — encoded protein: MEVGKKKMLKSLISKVMKGLPFLAPNGARTRRVCYVSDIDEESENATRVPEDVKEGHFAVIAIHGEETKRFVVELDYLSDPAFLKLLEQASEEYGFQQKGALVVPCSPQELQKIIDNKRLNVTS